A window of the Vibrio pomeroyi genome harbors these coding sequences:
- the fmt gene encoding methionyl-tRNA formyltransferase: MSQSLRIVFAGTPDFAARHLAALLSSEHEVIAVYTQPDRPAGRGKKLTASPVKNIALENNIPVYQPENFKSDEAKQELADLNADIMVVVAYGLLLPQVVLDTPRLGCINVHGSILPRWRGAAPIQRSIWAGDKETGVTIMQMDIGLDTGDMLSIATLPIEATDTSASMYEKLAGLGPDALVECLSDIASGKAVAEKQDDELANYAKKLSKEEARINWSDDAAHIERCVRAFNPWPMSHFEAAENSIKVWQSRVAEQTTNKPAGTILQADKTGIYVATGQGVLVLEQLQVPGKKAMSVQDILNSRASWFEVGTQLS; encoded by the coding sequence TTGAGTCAGTCTTTAAGAATTGTCTTCGCAGGTACTCCGGATTTCGCCGCCCGTCACTTGGCGGCGTTGTTGTCTTCGGAGCATGAAGTTATTGCTGTTTACACACAGCCAGATCGTCCAGCAGGCCGCGGTAAAAAACTGACTGCGAGCCCAGTAAAAAACATCGCACTTGAAAACAACATTCCGGTTTACCAACCAGAAAACTTCAAGTCAGATGAAGCTAAGCAAGAGCTAGCGGATTTGAATGCTGACATCATGGTTGTTGTAGCGTACGGCTTATTGCTTCCACAAGTGGTTTTAGATACACCTCGCTTAGGTTGTATCAATGTGCATGGTTCTATCTTGCCGCGCTGGCGTGGTGCTGCTCCTATCCAACGCTCTATTTGGGCAGGTGATAAAGAGACAGGCGTAACGATCATGCAGATGGATATAGGCCTTGATACTGGTGACATGCTAAGCATCGCAACGCTACCAATTGAAGCGACAGATACCAGTGCTTCAATGTATGAAAAGCTAGCTGGCCTTGGCCCTGATGCGCTTGTTGAGTGTTTGTCTGACATCGCTTCTGGTAAAGCGGTGGCTGAAAAGCAAGACGACGAACTTGCTAACTACGCGAAGAAGCTAAGTAAAGAAGAAGCGCGTATCAACTGGAGTGATGACGCGGCTCATATTGAGCGCTGCGTTCGTGCTTTCAACCCATGGCCAATGAGCCACTTTGAAGCTGCGGAAAACAGCATCAAAGTATGGCAAAGCCGTGTGGCAGAGCAAACCACTAATAAGCCTGCAGGTACCATTCTGCAAGCGGATAAAACGGGTATCTATGTAGCGACAGGACAAGGTGTACTTGTTCTTGAACAGCTGCAAGTACCAGGTAAAAAAGCCATGTCAGTTCAGGATATCTTGAACTCTCGTGCAAGCTGGTTTGAAGTTGGAACTCAACTTTCTTAA
- the rsmB gene encoding 16S rRNA (cytosine(967)-C(5))-methyltransferase RsmB gives MNVRAAAANVLFQVVDKGHSLSHALPAAQKTIRPRDHALLQEICYGALRYLPRLESIANELMENPLKGKKRVFHHLILVGIYQLSFMRIPSHAAVAETVEGTKTLRGPSLSGLINAVLRSYLRDQEELDEKAVSHNAGKYGHPSWILKMLQESYPDQWEQLVEANNSKAPMWLRVNRQHHTRDEYVELLKNENIEYTLHPEAADAIKLAAPCDVTLLPGFDRGWVSVQDAAAQLSVDYLTPKDGELILDCCAAPGGKTAHILEHTNDTEVVAIDCDIKRLDRVYDNLERLQLRADVICGDARYPEEWWMGDKFDRILLDAPCSATGVIRRHPDIKWLRRASDIDALAELQSEIMDAMWRQLKEGGTMVYATCSITPQENVLQVKAFLERTKNATLVGSDIENPGRQILPGEEDMDGFYYAVLVKQA, from the coding sequence ATGAATGTTCGCGCTGCTGCTGCAAATGTCCTATTCCAAGTTGTCGATAAAGGCCACTCTCTTTCACACGCTCTCCCTGCGGCTCAAAAAACGATCCGCCCGCGAGACCACGCTCTATTGCAAGAGATTTGCTACGGCGCACTTCGTTACCTGCCTCGTTTAGAGTCAATCGCTAACGAACTGATGGAAAACCCGCTTAAAGGTAAAAAGCGTGTATTCCACCACCTTATTTTGGTAGGCATTTACCAACTGAGCTTCATGCGCATTCCTTCGCACGCTGCCGTTGCGGAAACCGTTGAGGGCACCAAAACACTGCGTGGACCAAGCCTAAGTGGTTTGATCAACGCGGTATTGCGTAGCTATCTACGTGACCAAGAAGAGCTGGATGAAAAAGCGGTTAGCCACAATGCGGGCAAATATGGCCACCCAAGCTGGATTCTAAAAATGCTTCAAGAGAGCTACCCAGATCAATGGGAGCAACTGGTTGAAGCAAACAACAGCAAGGCACCAATGTGGTTGCGCGTAAACCGCCAACACCACACGCGTGACGAGTATGTTGAACTGCTTAAAAACGAAAACATTGAATACACACTGCACCCAGAAGCGGCGGATGCCATAAAATTAGCGGCACCTTGCGATGTGACTTTACTACCGGGCTTCGACAGAGGTTGGGTATCAGTACAAGATGCAGCGGCTCAGCTTTCTGTAGATTACCTAACACCAAAAGATGGTGAACTAATCCTAGATTGTTGTGCAGCGCCAGGCGGTAAAACCGCACACATTCTTGAGCACACCAATGACACTGAAGTGGTTGCTATTGACTGTGATATTAAACGCCTAGACCGTGTTTACGATAACCTTGAACGCCTACAACTGCGTGCCGACGTAATTTGTGGCGACGCTCGCTACCCTGAAGAGTGGTGGATGGGCGATAAGTTCGACCGTATCCTACTTGATGCGCCTTGTTCAGCGACAGGTGTAATCCGCCGTCACCCTGACATCAAGTGGCTACGCCGTGCATCTGATATTGATGCACTCGCTGAGCTACAAAGTGAGATCATGGATGCAATGTGGCGTCAGTTGAAAGAAGGCGGCACCATGGTTTACGCGACATGTTCTATCACACCGCAAGAGAACGTTCTGCAAGTGAAAGCTTTCCTAGAACGTACCAAAAATGCAACGCTAGTTGGGTCTGATATCGAAAATCCGGGTCGTCAAATACTACCTGGTGAAGAAGATATGGATGGCTTCTACTACGCAGTTCTAGTAAAACAGGCATAA
- the trkA gene encoding Trk system potassium transporter TrkA: MKIIILGAGQVGGTLAENLVGENNDITIVDRNADRLRELQDKYDLRVVNGYASHPNTLREAGAQDADMLVAVTNMDETNMAACQVAFSLFNTPNRIARIRSPQYLEEKEALFKSGAIPVDHLIAPEELVTSYIERLIQYPGALQVVSFAEQKVSLVAVKAYYGGPLVGNALSALREHMPHIDTRVAAIFRQGRPIRPQGTTIIEADDEVFFVAASNHIRSVMSELQRLEKPYRRIMIVGGGNIGASLAKRLEQSYSIKLIERSYTRAEKLSEELENTIVFCGDAADQELLTEENIDQVDVFIALTNEDETNIMSAMLAKRMGAKKVMVLIQRGAYVDLVQGGVIDIAISPQQATISALLTHVRRADIVNVSSLRRGAAEAIEAIAHGDETTSKVVGRAIGDIKLPPGTTIGAIVRGEEVLIAHDRTVIEQDDHVVMFLVDKKYVPDVESLFQPSPFFL, translated from the coding sequence ATGAAGATCATTATCCTAGGTGCTGGACAAGTAGGCGGTACCCTTGCTGAAAACCTAGTAGGTGAAAACAATGACATCACGATCGTCGACCGTAATGCCGACCGACTGCGTGAACTTCAAGACAAATATGACCTTAGGGTTGTAAACGGCTATGCCAGCCACCCGAACACACTACGTGAAGCGGGTGCACAAGATGCCGACATGTTGGTTGCCGTAACCAACATGGATGAAACCAACATGGCCGCATGTCAGGTTGCCTTCTCTCTTTTCAACACGCCAAACCGAATTGCCCGTATTCGTTCTCCACAATATTTAGAAGAGAAAGAAGCACTGTTCAAATCAGGTGCTATCCCGGTTGATCACTTGATCGCACCGGAAGAGCTGGTGACCAGCTACATCGAACGTTTGATCCAATATCCAGGTGCACTACAAGTAGTGAGCTTTGCAGAACAGAAAGTGAGCCTGGTGGCAGTAAAAGCCTACTACGGTGGTCCACTGGTTGGTAATGCACTGTCTGCTTTGCGTGAGCACATGCCACACATCGATACTCGTGTTGCAGCTATCTTCCGTCAAGGTCGCCCTATTCGCCCGCAAGGCACCACCATCATTGAAGCTGATGATGAAGTGTTCTTTGTAGCGGCAAGTAACCACATCCGCTCAGTAATGAGTGAACTGCAACGCCTAGAGAAACCATACCGCCGCATCATGATTGTCGGTGGTGGTAACATTGGTGCAAGCTTGGCGAAACGCCTTGAGCAGAGCTACAGCATCAAGCTTATCGAGCGCAGCTACACACGAGCAGAGAAGCTGTCGGAAGAATTAGAAAACACCATCGTATTCTGTGGTGATGCGGCAGACCAAGAGCTGCTAACCGAAGAGAACATCGATCAAGTTGATGTGTTCATCGCCCTAACCAATGAAGATGAAACCAACATCATGTCTGCGATGCTGGCTAAGCGCATGGGCGCCAAGAAGGTAATGGTACTAATTCAACGTGGTGCTTACGTCGACCTTGTGCAGGGTGGTGTGATTGATATTGCGATCTCTCCACAGCAAGCGACCATTTCTGCGCTGCTTACTCACGTTCGTCGTGCAGATATTGTTAACGTATCATCTCTACGTCGCGGCGCTGCAGAGGCTATCGAAGCCATTGCTCACGGTGACGAAACCACATCGAAGGTCGTGGGCCGAGCAATTGGCGACATCAAACTACCACCGGGCACCACTATTGGTGCGATTGTTCGCGGGGAAGAGGTACTTATCGCGCACGATAGAACCGTAATCGAACAGGATGACCACGTAGTGATGTTCCTAGTGGACAAGAAATACGTACCTGATGTTGAGTCTCTATTCCAACCGAGCCCGTTCTTCTTATAG
- a CDS encoding TrkH family potassium uptake protein, which produces MVNFRPILLVIGLVLSKLALFMYIPTLVAFFTGTGGFLEFGQSVVITHIVAFICLSLGRSAKFRLGVRDMFLITSLVWTIASAFAALPFVFINHISFTDAYFETMSGITTTGSTVLSGLDSMAPSILLWRSILQWLGGIGFIVMAVAVLPMLNVGGMRLFQTESSDWSDKSSPRAKTVAKNIVAVYLVLTGLCLVSYLFAGMSVFDAINHSFTTLSTGGYSTSDGSMNHFSNSAHWVGTVFMFLGGLPFLLFVSALRGRKLSILYKDAQVRGFAYLFLVTSAVISTWLVVRDGYTVLDALRVSMFNIVSVVTTTGFGLEDFTAWGALPTTLFAFLMMAGACSGSTSGGIKIFRFQIAMTMLHKQMMKLIHPSGVFVQRYNQRPVSDDIVRSLVAFGLMFFITIILIAGGLSAMGLDPITSISGAITAVANVGPGMGSVIGPTGNFAPLPDAAKWLLSLGMLMGRLEILTLIVLFFPAFWRR; this is translated from the coding sequence ATGGTCAACTTTCGTCCGATATTATTAGTGATAGGGTTAGTGTTATCAAAACTCGCCCTTTTCATGTACATCCCCACATTGGTAGCCTTCTTTACTGGCACCGGTGGCTTCCTCGAGTTTGGTCAATCGGTAGTGATCACGCACATCGTCGCGTTCATCTGCTTGAGTTTAGGCCGTTCAGCTAAGTTCCGACTTGGGGTGCGGGACATGTTCCTGATTACCTCCCTAGTGTGGACAATAGCCAGTGCCTTCGCCGCACTGCCATTTGTGTTCATCAACCATATCAGCTTCACGGACGCCTACTTTGAAACCATGTCTGGTATCACCACGACAGGCTCGACCGTATTAAGCGGCTTAGACAGCATGGCACCAAGCATTCTGCTGTGGCGTTCAATCTTGCAATGGTTAGGTGGCATCGGCTTCATCGTAATGGCGGTAGCGGTACTGCCAATGCTCAACGTCGGTGGTATGCGCCTCTTCCAAACGGAATCATCCGATTGGTCAGATAAAAGCAGCCCAAGAGCAAAAACCGTCGCCAAGAACATTGTAGCGGTTTATCTGGTATTAACTGGCTTGTGCTTGGTGAGCTACCTGTTTGCAGGAATGAGCGTGTTTGACGCCATTAACCACTCATTCACTACGCTTTCTACAGGCGGTTACTCAACCTCAGATGGCTCAATGAACCACTTCTCGAACAGCGCTCATTGGGTGGGCACCGTGTTCATGTTCTTAGGTGGCCTACCATTCCTACTCTTTGTCAGTGCACTGCGCGGTAGAAAGCTCTCTATCCTCTACAAAGATGCCCAAGTGAGAGGCTTCGCTTACCTATTCTTAGTCACCAGTGCTGTGATCTCCACGTGGCTGGTGGTTAGAGATGGCTACACAGTATTGGATGCACTACGTGTCTCGATGTTCAACATCGTGTCGGTTGTAACAACCACAGGCTTTGGCTTGGAAGACTTCACAGCGTGGGGCGCTCTACCAACCACTTTGTTTGCCTTCCTGATGATGGCTGGTGCTTGTTCTGGTTCAACTTCTGGTGGTATCAAAATCTTCCGCTTCCAGATAGCGATGACTATGCTTCACAAACAGATGATGAAGCTGATTCACCCATCAGGCGTATTTGTTCAACGCTATAATCAACGCCCTGTAAGCGACGACATCGTGCGTTCGTTGGTAGCGTTTGGTTTGATGTTCTTTATTACGATCATCTTAATCGCTGGTGGTTTGAGTGCGATGGGTTTAGACCCAATCACCAGTATCTCAGGCGCTATTACCGCGGTAGCTAATGTTGGCCCGGGTATGGGCAGCGTGATTGGCCCGACAGGTAACTTTGCTCCCCTACCAGACGCCGCTAAGTGGTTATTAAGCCTTGGTATGTTGATGGGAAGGCTTGAGATACTGACGCTGATCGTTCTATTCTTCCCAGCCTTCTGGCGACGCTAA
- a CDS encoding DUF3157 family protein has product MKSYLLIASALLSSSAFADQMVTLQDGKQILLKDDFTWQYVAEKQAEEVATTSEIAVPVAAAPVVAVPVATNVRGTTIVVDSKKPSLQLSQSGVDVVLGASHYEDGELIIPTAITNQSTQAVILVSVKLGLYSASGELLEEKTVAVWKSIKRMADTYLRPKTDAEGTSIKLAVEQYPEYQIKAEIVEVLTR; this is encoded by the coding sequence ATGAAATCATACCTACTTATCGCAAGCGCACTGCTAAGCAGTTCAGCCTTCGCCGACCAAATGGTAACTCTTCAAGATGGAAAACAGATACTGCTGAAAGATGACTTTACTTGGCAGTACGTGGCAGAGAAGCAAGCGGAGGAAGTAGCGACAACATCAGAGATCGCCGTACCTGTCGCAGCAGCGCCTGTTGTGGCAGTTCCAGTTGCGACCAACGTGCGTGGTACAACGATTGTCGTTGATAGCAAAAAGCCAAGCTTACAGCTATCGCAATCAGGGGTTGATGTAGTGCTAGGCGCGAGTCACTATGAAGATGGTGAGCTGATTATCCCAACCGCGATTACCAACCAAAGCACACAAGCCGTGATCTTAGTGTCGGTAAAACTCGGTCTGTATTCAGCGAGCGGTGAATTGTTAGAAGAGAAAACCGTAGCCGTTTGGAAATCAATTAAGCGTATGGCAGATACCTACCTTCGACCAAAAACAGATGCCGAAGGTACTTCTATCAAGCTAGCAGTTGAACAGTACCCTGAGTACCAAATCAAAGCTGAAATCGTTGAAGTGCTGACTCGTTAA
- the trhA gene encoding PAQR family membrane homeostasis protein TrhA: MSASSASEYSDIEERANAITHGLGVVLGVVGLILLLIRAFDHQADMLTIASMAVYGSSIILLFLASTLYHSITTEKTKRLLKTLDHCAIYLLIAGSYTPFLLVSLRTPLAMGLMAVIWGIALVGIIMKIAFVYRFKRLSLVTYLAMGWLSLIVVYQLAMNIEMGGLVLLALGGVIYSLGVIFYVAKRIPYNHAIWHLFVLAGCACHFFAIYLYVTPV, encoded by the coding sequence ATGTCTGCATCATCGGCGAGCGAATACAGTGACATCGAAGAACGCGCCAATGCGATAACCCATGGCTTGGGTGTTGTGCTTGGCGTGGTTGGTTTAATCCTGCTACTGATTCGTGCGTTTGACCATCAAGCCGACATGCTGACTATTGCGAGCATGGCGGTGTATGGCAGCAGTATTATCCTACTTTTCCTTGCTTCCACGCTTTATCACTCGATCACCACAGAAAAGACTAAACGCCTACTGAAAACCCTCGATCACTGTGCGATCTACTTACTGATCGCGGGCAGTTACACGCCATTTTTATTGGTAAGTTTAAGAACACCATTAGCGATGGGCTTGATGGCGGTGATTTGGGGAATCGCGTTGGTGGGCATCATTATGAAGATTGCCTTCGTCTACCGATTTAAGCGGTTGTCACTGGTGACTTACTTGGCGATGGGTTGGTTGTCATTGATTGTGGTGTATCAACTGGCAATGAATATCGAGATGGGTGGTTTAGTGCTACTAGCACTCGGTGGTGTGATTTACTCGCTGGGTGTGATTTTCTATGTGGCAAAACGCATCCCTTACAATCATGCCATCTGGCACTTGTTTGTGTTGGCGGGCTGCGCTTGCCATTTCTTCGCTATCTATCTGTATGTGACTCCGGTTTAA
- a CDS encoding sporulation protein produces MSFLKKTLASFGIGSAKVDSVLQQEVLYPGQKASIIVHVYGGAQPQEIDNIDLNLCCRYVKEVTRNSQRQEGGQKRRMHQTYSLAKWSLPYAFVIQPGETRDFECEFDVPLNTPVTIGDSKVWLETGLDIAMAIDPSDKDILTVRPDALLDGIFNELEAQGLRIRQVECEAVEGFELPFVQEFEFVPTTGPYHGRWRELEVVAHRDETELKLWFEIDRNRDGAKGMLASLLGIGQLQRQLSVPLDTSPQDAGKMVLDYLDNAS; encoded by the coding sequence ATGTCGTTCTTAAAGAAAACGTTAGCAAGTTTTGGTATTGGGTCTGCCAAGGTGGATTCTGTATTGCAACAGGAAGTGCTTTATCCAGGGCAAAAGGCGAGCATTATTGTGCATGTGTATGGTGGCGCTCAACCACAGGAGATCGACAACATCGATCTCAATCTGTGCTGTCGTTATGTCAAAGAAGTCACCAGGAATTCGCAGAGACAAGAGGGCGGTCAAAAGCGTCGAATGCACCAGACATATTCGTTGGCCAAATGGAGCCTGCCGTATGCTTTTGTTATTCAGCCGGGTGAAACCCGTGATTTCGAGTGTGAGTTTGATGTTCCGTTGAATACCCCGGTGACGATCGGCGATTCAAAAGTATGGCTTGAAACCGGATTAGACATTGCGATGGCGATTGACCCATCGGATAAGGATATTTTAACGGTTCGCCCTGATGCACTTCTTGATGGTATTTTTAATGAACTAGAAGCTCAAGGTCTACGCATTCGCCAAGTTGAGTGTGAAGCGGTAGAGGGCTTTGAACTGCCATTTGTTCAAGAGTTTGAGTTTGTTCCTACCACTGGCCCATATCATGGTCGCTGGCGTGAATTGGAAGTGGTGGCTCATCGTGATGAAACCGAGCTTAAGTTGTGGTTTGAGATAGACCGTAATCGCGATGGTGCAAAAGGCATGTTGGCGAGCTTATTAGGCATTGGCCAGCTGCAGCGTCAATTGAGTGTACCATTGGATACGTCACCACAAGATGCAGGCAAGATGGTGCTTGATTATCTAGACAACGCTTCTTAG
- a CDS encoding YihD family protein gives MKCHRIEELLELMEPEWQKDQELNLLEFIIKLSKEAGYEGKLEELTDDVLIYHLKMRNSEKDEMIPGLKKDQEDDFKTAILKARGIL, from the coding sequence ATGAAGTGTCACCGCATAGAAGAACTGCTGGAACTGATGGAGCCTGAGTGGCAGAAAGATCAAGAGCTTAACTTGCTAGAGTTCATCATCAAGCTATCAAAAGAAGCCGGCTACGAAGGTAAACTTGAAGAACTGACTGACGATGTTCTTATCTATCACCTAAAAATGCGCAACAGCGAGAAAGATGAAATGATCCCGGGTCTTAAAAAAGACCAAGAAGATGATTTCAAAACCGCAATTCTAAAAGCGCGCGGCATCCTATAA
- the ccoG gene encoding cytochrome c oxidase accessory protein CcoG, translated as MSQDKIDIKDVTPKTFNPKTHKGNGDRFNPSNRIYVRESKGKFQQLRRYGGWFLLLLFALIPWIPFGERQAILLDIGSQQFNFFGTTLYPQDLTLLAILFMIAAFGLFFITTFLGRVWCGYLCPQTVWTFMYIWFEEKLEGAANKRRKQDSGKLTTNLMVRKTLKHIAWWAIAIATGLTFVGYFIPIKELVVGFFTFNSSFWPVFWVLFFAGCTYANAGWMRSIVCLHMCPYARFQSAMFDKDTFIVGYDTERGESRGPRSRKADPKELGLGDCIDCNLCVQVCPTGIDIRDGLQYECINCGACIDACDNTMERMGYEKGLINYTTEHRLEGHSTKVMRPKLLGYGAILVLMLGLFFVQIASVDPAGLSVLRDRNQLFRVNNQGLVENTYTLKVINKTQQEQEYKLDVSGLPGSIWYGKQTITVDPGEVLNLPISLGADPEKLSSPVSTIQFILSDNEEFTMEVESRFIKKL; from the coding sequence ATGAGTCAGGATAAAATCGATATCAAAGATGTGACTCCTAAAACCTTTAACCCGAAAACACATAAAGGTAATGGAGATCGATTTAACCCAAGTAACCGAATCTACGTTCGAGAAAGCAAAGGTAAATTCCAACAATTACGCCGTTACGGTGGTTGGTTCTTACTTTTACTTTTTGCACTTATTCCGTGGATCCCATTTGGTGAGCGACAAGCGATCTTGCTCGATATCGGCAGCCAACAGTTCAACTTCTTTGGCACAACCTTATACCCACAAGATCTGACCCTGCTCGCGATCCTCTTCATGATTGCAGCGTTCGGCCTGTTTTTTATCACCACCTTTTTAGGTCGTGTCTGGTGTGGTTACCTTTGTCCTCAAACCGTGTGGACCTTCATGTATATCTGGTTTGAAGAGAAACTTGAAGGCGCGGCTAACAAGCGAAGAAAACAAGATTCCGGAAAACTGACCACCAATCTAATGGTCAGAAAAACCCTCAAACACATTGCATGGTGGGCGATTGCCATTGCGACCGGCTTAACTTTTGTTGGCTACTTCATCCCAATCAAAGAGTTAGTAGTTGGCTTCTTTACCTTTAACTCATCGTTCTGGCCTGTGTTCTGGGTATTGTTCTTTGCAGGCTGTACCTACGCGAATGCAGGTTGGATGCGCTCGATTGTGTGTCTGCACATGTGTCCTTACGCTCGCTTCCAATCCGCGATGTTTGATAAAGACACCTTCATCGTCGGTTACGACACTGAGCGTGGTGAGAGCCGCGGTCCTCGTTCTCGTAAAGCCGATCCAAAAGAGCTTGGCCTAGGTGACTGCATTGACTGCAACCTGTGTGTTCAAGTGTGTCCGACGGGGATTGATATCCGTGACGGCCTGCAATATGAATGTATCAACTGTGGTGCGTGTATTGATGCTTGTGACAACACTATGGAGCGAATGGGGTATGAGAAAGGCCTGATCAACTACACAACTGAACACAGGCTTGAAGGACATTCAACCAAGGTGATGCGTCCTAAATTGCTAGGCTATGGGGCGATTTTAGTTCTTATGCTAGGTCTGTTCTTCGTGCAAATCGCGAGTGTTGATCCTGCGGGTCTGAGCGTACTGCGCGACAGAAACCAGCTGTTCAGAGTCAACAACCAAGGACTGGTTGAAAATACCTATACCCTCAAAGTGATCAACAAAACGCAACAAGAACAAGAATACAAACTCGATGTAAGCGGGCTACCGGGTTCTATCTGGTACGGTAAGCAAACTATCACTGTCGATCCGGGCGAGGTTTTGAACCTACCTATCAGTTTGGGTGCTGACCCTGAAAAACTGAGCTCACCTGTTTCGACAATTCAGTTTATACTCTCGGATAATGAAGAGTTTACGATGGAAGTAGAAAGCCGCTTTATCAAGAAACTCTGA
- a CDS encoding serine/threonine protein kinase — protein sequence MTMQAFNFDNLTPDFMWYALESIGVRAESGLLALNSYENRVYQFTDEDRKRYVVKFYRPQRWNKEQIQEEHDFALELIEQEMPVAPPMRVNGETLHEYQGYLFALFESVGGRQYEVDNLDQLEGVGRFLGRIHKASTGRTFQHRPTISLDEYLYQPRKILENSQFIPTHLENAFFNDVDLLIKELESQWPSNIENIRLHGDCHPGNILWRDGPMFVDLDDARNGPAIQDLWMLLNGERQDKLMQLDILLESYQEFCDFNTSQLKLIEPLRGLRMVHYMAWLAKRWHDPAFPLAFPWFNDPKYWEQQVLACKEQIATLQEPPLSLMPQW from the coding sequence ATGACGATGCAAGCCTTTAACTTTGATAACCTAACCCCTGACTTCATGTGGTACGCACTGGAGAGTATTGGGGTTCGTGCTGAATCCGGGCTTCTCGCTCTCAACAGTTACGAAAACCGGGTCTATCAATTCACCGATGAAGACCGAAAACGCTACGTCGTTAAGTTTTATCGCCCGCAGCGTTGGAACAAAGAGCAGATCCAAGAAGAGCACGACTTCGCACTTGAGTTGATCGAGCAGGAAATGCCCGTCGCTCCGCCAATGCGCGTCAACGGTGAAACCCTACATGAATATCAAGGCTACCTGTTTGCGTTGTTCGAAAGCGTTGGCGGTCGCCAATATGAAGTGGATAACCTAGACCAACTAGAAGGTGTAGGACGCTTCCTAGGCCGAATTCACAAAGCGAGCACAGGAAGAACCTTCCAACATCGCCCAACCATCAGCCTAGATGAGTATCTGTATCAACCACGTAAGATATTAGAAAACTCTCAGTTTATCCCGACTCACCTAGAGAACGCGTTCTTCAATGACGTCGACCTTCTGATTAAAGAGTTAGAGAGCCAATGGCCGAGTAATATTGAAAATATCCGCCTGCATGGTGATTGCCACCCAGGCAATATTCTATGGCGTGACGGGCCAATGTTCGTTGATCTTGATGACGCACGTAATGGCCCTGCGATACAAGATCTATGGATGCTGCTCAACGGTGAACGCCAAGATAAACTGATGCAACTCGATATTCTGCTAGAGAGTTATCAAGAGTTTTGCGATTTTAATACCTCGCAACTGAAACTAATCGAACCACTACGCGGTCTACGTATGGTGCATTACATGGCATGGTTAGCGAAGCGATGGCACGATCCGGCGTTTCCTTTGGCCTTTCCGTGGTTTAATGATCCGAAATATTGGGAGCAACAAGTACTTGCTTGTAAAGAGCAAATTGCTACCCTGCAAGAGCCACCACTTTCGTTAATGCCTCAGTGGTAA
- a CDS encoding thiol:disulfide interchange protein DsbA/DsbL: MKKLFAFFSLIMLSLSAHAAKFNEGEHYKVLNLEASKKPVVTEFFSFYCPHCNSFEPIIQQLKQQLPADAKLQKNHVSFMGGNMGLPMSKAYATMIALKVEDKMVPVMFNRIHNMNKPPRDEAELRQIFLDEGVDAKKFDAAYNGFAVDSMVRRFDKAFKDSGLSGVPAVVVNNRYLVEAQGINSLDEYFELVNFLLKK, from the coding sequence ATGAAAAAGCTATTCGCATTTTTCTCATTGATCATGTTGAGCCTTTCAGCTCACGCTGCGAAATTTAACGAAGGTGAGCACTACAAAGTTCTCAATCTAGAAGCATCAAAGAAGCCAGTAGTGACAGAGTTCTTCTCTTTCTACTGCCCTCACTGTAATAGCTTTGAACCTATCATCCAGCAGCTAAAACAACAGCTACCTGCTGACGCTAAGTTACAGAAGAACCACGTTTCATTCATGGGTGGCAACATGGGCCTGCCAATGAGCAAGGCTTACGCGACCATGATTGCACTGAAGGTTGAAGACAAGATGGTGCCAGTGATGTTTAACCGCATTCACAACATGAACAAGCCACCACGTGATGAAGCAGAACTACGTCAAATCTTCCTAGACGAAGGTGTTGATGCTAAGAAGTTTGATGCGGCATACAATGGCTTCGCGGTAGATTCAATGGTTCGTCGTTTCGACAAAGCATTCAAAGACAGCGGCCTTTCAGGCGTACCGGCTGTAGTAGTAAACAACCGCTACCTAGTAGAAGCACAAGGCATCAACAGCCTAGACGAGTACTTTGAGTTGGTTAACTTCCTACTGAAGAAGTAA